One segment of Sander vitreus isolate 19-12246 chromosome 20, sanVit1, whole genome shotgun sequence DNA contains the following:
- the klc1a gene encoding kinesin light chain 1 isoform X2, with the protein MREDMSTMVCVKEEEDPGEKLSQDEIISRTKQVIQGLEALKQEHHSILGGLLGTLRCLKQDEEGVLVEEKSHMIRKSLEMLELGLSEAQVMMALSSHLSSVESEKQKLRAQVRRLCQENQWLRDELAGTQQKLQKSEQSVAQLEEEKKHLEFMNQLKKYDEDLSPSEDKDSDSSKETLDDLFPDDQDDQAPGIQPTHGSAAAAAAQQGGYEIPARLRTLHNLVIQYASQGRYEVAVPLCKQALEDLEKTSGHDHPDVATMLNILALVYRDQNKYKEAANLLNDALAIREKTLGRDHPAVAATLNNLAVLYGKRGKYKEAEPLCKRALEIREKVLGKDHPDVAKQLNNLALLCQNQGKYDEVEYYYMRALDIYQTKLGPDDANVAKTKNNLASCYLKQGKFKQAETLYKEILTRAHEREFGSVDDENKPIWMHAEEREEQSKGKQKDGSPFGEYGGWYKACKVDSPTVTTTLKNLGALYRRQGKFEAAETLEEAAMRSRKQGLDTVHKQRVAEVLSEPEAREKQRSRESLTSDTVKYESGPDGGEEVSMSVEWNGDGSGSLKRSGSFSKLRASIRRSSEKLVRKLKGGGSSQNSEPKNPGNEIIV; encoded by the exons ATGCGTGAGGACATGTCCACCATGGTGTgtgtgaaggaggaggaggaccctGGGGAGAAGCTGTCCCAGGATGAGATCATCTCCCGGACCAAGCAGGTGATCCAGGGGTTGGAGGCCCTGAAGCAGGAGCACCACTCCATCCTGGGGGGCCTGCTGGGCACGCTGCGCTGCCTGAAGCAGGACGAGGAGGGCGTCCTGGTGGAGGAGAAGTCCCACATGATCCGCAAGTCCCTGGAAATGCTGGAGCTCGGGCTGAGCGAGGCACAG GTGATGATGGCGCTGTCGAGCCACCTGAGCTCGGTGGAGTCGGAGAAGCAGAAGCTCCGGGCCCAGGTCCGCCGGCTCTGCCAGGAGAACCAGTGGCTAAGGGATGAGCTGGCCGGGACGCAGCAGAAACTGCAGAAGAGCGAGCAGAGCGTTGcccagctggaggaggagaagaagcacCTGGAGTTCATGAACCAGCTGAAGAAGTACGACGAGGACCTGTCCCCATCT GAGGATAAGGACTCTGATTCCAGTAAAGAGACTCTGGATGATCTCTTCCCAGATGACCAGGACGACCAAGCCCCAGGCA TCCAGCCGACCCACGGCAGCGCTGCGGCGGCTGCTGCCCAGCAGGGAGGCTATGAGATCCCAGCCCGTCTGAGGACCCTCCACAACCTGGTGATCCAGTACGCGTCCCAGGGCCGGTACGAGGTGGCTGTGCCCCTCTGCAAACAGGCCCTGGAAGACCTGGAGAAGACCTCTGGACATGACCACCCAGACGTGGCCACCATGCTAAATATTCTAGCCCTTGTTTACAG GGATCAGAACAAATATAAGGAGGCAGCCAACCTGCTGAATGATGCTCTGGCCATCAGGGAGAAGACTCTAGGCAGGGACCACCCAGCT gTTGCTGCCACCCTCAATAACCTGGCCGTCCTGTATGGGAAGAGAGGAAAGTACAAGGAAGCAGAGCCCCTGTGCAAGAGAGCACTGGAGATCAGAGAAAAG GTGCTGGGGAAGGACCACCCAGATGTGGCCAAGCAGCTGAACAACCTGGCCCTGCTGTGTCAGAACCAGGGCAAGTACGACGAGGTGGAATACTACTACATGAGAGCGCTGGACATCTACCAGACCAAACTGGGCCCCGACGACGCCAACGTGGCCAAGACCAAGAACAACCTG GCGTCCTGTTACCTGAAGCAGGGCAAGTTCAAGCAGGCTGAAACTCTGTATAAAGAGATCCTCACCCGCGCTCACGAGAGGGAGTTTGGCTCTGTTGATG ATGAGAACAAACCAATATGGATGCATGCTGAGGAGAGAGAAGAACAAAGCAAG GGGAAGCAGAAGGACGGCTCACCATTTGGAGAATATGGAGGCTGGTACAAAGCCTGCAAAGTCGACAG CCCCACAGTGACCACCACCCTGAAGAACCTCGGCGCCCTCTACAGGCGCCAGGGCAAGTTCGAGGCGGCCGAGACTCTTGAGGAGGCTGCCATGCGTTCCAGAAAGCAG GGTCTGGACACTGTGCATAAGCAGCGCGTGGCGGAGGTCCTGAGCGAGCCGGAGGCCCGTGAGAAGCAGCGAAGCCGCGAGAGCTTGACCTCTGACACGGTGAAGTACGAAAGCGGGCCGGACGGTGGCGAGGAAGTGAGTATGAGCGTGGAGTGGAACGGG GACGGCTCCGGCTCTCTGAAGAGGAGTGGCTCCTTCAGTAAGCTGCGAGCATCCATCCGTCGCAGCAGCGAGAAACTGGTCCGCAAGCTGAAGGGCGGCGGCTCGTCCCAAAACAGCGAGCCCAAAAACCCCGG
- the klc1a gene encoding kinesin light chain 1 isoform X3 produces the protein MREDMSTMVCVKEEEDPGEKLSQDEIISRTKQVIQGLEALKQEHHSILGGLLGTLRCLKQDEEGVLVEEKSHMIRKSLEMLELGLSEAQVMMALSSHLSSVESEKQKLRAQVRRLCQENQWLRDELAGTQQKLQKSEQSVAQLEEEKKHLEFMNQLKKYDEDLSPSEDKDSDSSKETLDDLFPDDQDDQAPGIQPTHGSAAAAAAQQGGYEIPARLRTLHNLVIQYASQGRYEVAVPLCKQALEDLEKTSGHDHPDVATMLNILALVYRDQNKYKEAANLLNDALAIREKTLGRDHPAACVSTVWTSITLRLLPPSITWPSCMGREESTRKQSPCAREHWRSEKRCWGRTTQMWPSS, from the exons ATGCGTGAGGACATGTCCACCATGGTGTgtgtgaaggaggaggaggaccctGGGGAGAAGCTGTCCCAGGATGAGATCATCTCCCGGACCAAGCAGGTGATCCAGGGGTTGGAGGCCCTGAAGCAGGAGCACCACTCCATCCTGGGGGGCCTGCTGGGCACGCTGCGCTGCCTGAAGCAGGACGAGGAGGGCGTCCTGGTGGAGGAGAAGTCCCACATGATCCGCAAGTCCCTGGAAATGCTGGAGCTCGGGCTGAGCGAGGCACAG GTGATGATGGCGCTGTCGAGCCACCTGAGCTCGGTGGAGTCGGAGAAGCAGAAGCTCCGGGCCCAGGTCCGCCGGCTCTGCCAGGAGAACCAGTGGCTAAGGGATGAGCTGGCCGGGACGCAGCAGAAACTGCAGAAGAGCGAGCAGAGCGTTGcccagctggaggaggagaagaagcacCTGGAGTTCATGAACCAGCTGAAGAAGTACGACGAGGACCTGTCCCCATCT GAGGATAAGGACTCTGATTCCAGTAAAGAGACTCTGGATGATCTCTTCCCAGATGACCAGGACGACCAAGCCCCAGGCA TCCAGCCGACCCACGGCAGCGCTGCGGCGGCTGCTGCCCAGCAGGGAGGCTATGAGATCCCAGCCCGTCTGAGGACCCTCCACAACCTGGTGATCCAGTACGCGTCCCAGGGCCGGTACGAGGTGGCTGTGCCCCTCTGCAAACAGGCCCTGGAAGACCTGGAGAAGACCTCTGGACATGACCACCCAGACGTGGCCACCATGCTAAATATTCTAGCCCTTGTTTACAG GGATCAGAACAAATATAAGGAGGCAGCCAACCTGCTGAATGATGCTCTGGCCATCAGGGAGAAGACTCTAGGCAGGGACCACCCAGCT GCCTGTGTCTCCACTGTCTGGACCTCCATCACTCTGAG gTTGCTGCCACCCTCAATAACCTGGCCGTCCTGTATGGGAAGAGAGGAAAGTACAAGGAAGCAGAGCCCCTGTGCAAGAGAGCACTGGAGATCAGAGAAAAG GTGCTGGGGAAGGACCACCCAGATGTGGCCAAGCAGCTGA
- the klc1a gene encoding kinesin light chain 1 isoform X1: MREDMSTMVCVKEEEDPGEKLSQDEIISRTKQVIQGLEALKQEHHSILGGLLGTLRCLKQDEEGVLVEEKSHMIRKSLEMLELGLSEAQVMMALSSHLSSVESEKQKLRAQVRRLCQENQWLRDELAGTQQKLQKSEQSVAQLEEEKKHLEFMNQLKKYDEDLSPSEDKDSDSSKETLDDLFPDDQDDQAPGIQPTHGSAAAAAAQQGGYEIPARLRTLHNLVIQYASQGRYEVAVPLCKQALEDLEKTSGHDHPDVATMLNILALVYRDQNKYKEAANLLNDALAIREKTLGRDHPAVAATLNNLAVLYGKRGKYKEAEPLCKRALEIREKVLGKDHPDVAKQLNNLALLCQNQGKYDEVEYYYMRALDIYQTKLGPDDANVAKTKNNLASCYLKQGKFKQAETLYKEILTRAHEREFGSVDDENKPIWMHAEEREEQSKGKQKDGSPFGEYGGWYKACKVDSPTVTTTLKNLGALYRRQGKFEAAETLEEAAMRSRKQGLDTVHKQRVAEVLSEPEAREKQRSRESLTSDTVKYESGPDGGEEVSMSVEWNGDGSGSLKRSGSFSKLRASIRRSSEKLVRKLKGGGSSQNSEPKNPGMKRASSLGVLNVADKAATDHYQERNNRLRNSRDLSASHTDLAR, encoded by the exons ATGCGTGAGGACATGTCCACCATGGTGTgtgtgaaggaggaggaggaccctGGGGAGAAGCTGTCCCAGGATGAGATCATCTCCCGGACCAAGCAGGTGATCCAGGGGTTGGAGGCCCTGAAGCAGGAGCACCACTCCATCCTGGGGGGCCTGCTGGGCACGCTGCGCTGCCTGAAGCAGGACGAGGAGGGCGTCCTGGTGGAGGAGAAGTCCCACATGATCCGCAAGTCCCTGGAAATGCTGGAGCTCGGGCTGAGCGAGGCACAG GTGATGATGGCGCTGTCGAGCCACCTGAGCTCGGTGGAGTCGGAGAAGCAGAAGCTCCGGGCCCAGGTCCGCCGGCTCTGCCAGGAGAACCAGTGGCTAAGGGATGAGCTGGCCGGGACGCAGCAGAAACTGCAGAAGAGCGAGCAGAGCGTTGcccagctggaggaggagaagaagcacCTGGAGTTCATGAACCAGCTGAAGAAGTACGACGAGGACCTGTCCCCATCT GAGGATAAGGACTCTGATTCCAGTAAAGAGACTCTGGATGATCTCTTCCCAGATGACCAGGACGACCAAGCCCCAGGCA TCCAGCCGACCCACGGCAGCGCTGCGGCGGCTGCTGCCCAGCAGGGAGGCTATGAGATCCCAGCCCGTCTGAGGACCCTCCACAACCTGGTGATCCAGTACGCGTCCCAGGGCCGGTACGAGGTGGCTGTGCCCCTCTGCAAACAGGCCCTGGAAGACCTGGAGAAGACCTCTGGACATGACCACCCAGACGTGGCCACCATGCTAAATATTCTAGCCCTTGTTTACAG GGATCAGAACAAATATAAGGAGGCAGCCAACCTGCTGAATGATGCTCTGGCCATCAGGGAGAAGACTCTAGGCAGGGACCACCCAGCT gTTGCTGCCACCCTCAATAACCTGGCCGTCCTGTATGGGAAGAGAGGAAAGTACAAGGAAGCAGAGCCCCTGTGCAAGAGAGCACTGGAGATCAGAGAAAAG GTGCTGGGGAAGGACCACCCAGATGTGGCCAAGCAGCTGAACAACCTGGCCCTGCTGTGTCAGAACCAGGGCAAGTACGACGAGGTGGAATACTACTACATGAGAGCGCTGGACATCTACCAGACCAAACTGGGCCCCGACGACGCCAACGTGGCCAAGACCAAGAACAACCTG GCGTCCTGTTACCTGAAGCAGGGCAAGTTCAAGCAGGCTGAAACTCTGTATAAAGAGATCCTCACCCGCGCTCACGAGAGGGAGTTTGGCTCTGTTGATG ATGAGAACAAACCAATATGGATGCATGCTGAGGAGAGAGAAGAACAAAGCAAG GGGAAGCAGAAGGACGGCTCACCATTTGGAGAATATGGAGGCTGGTACAAAGCCTGCAAAGTCGACAG CCCCACAGTGACCACCACCCTGAAGAACCTCGGCGCCCTCTACAGGCGCCAGGGCAAGTTCGAGGCGGCCGAGACTCTTGAGGAGGCTGCCATGCGTTCCAGAAAGCAG GGTCTGGACACTGTGCATAAGCAGCGCGTGGCGGAGGTCCTGAGCGAGCCGGAGGCCCGTGAGAAGCAGCGAAGCCGCGAGAGCTTGACCTCTGACACGGTGAAGTACGAAAGCGGGCCGGACGGTGGCGAGGAAGTGAGTATGAGCGTGGAGTGGAACGGG GACGGCTCCGGCTCTCTGAAGAGGAGTGGCTCCTTCAGTAAGCTGCGAGCATCCATCCGTCGCAGCAGCGAGAAACTGGTCCGCAAGCTGAAGGGCGGCGGCTCGTCCCAAAACAGCGAGCCCAAAAACCCCGG CATGAAGCGAGCCAGCTCTCTGGGGGTTCTTAACGTGGCGGACAAGGCTGCGACT